In Nitrospira sp., one DNA window encodes the following:
- a CDS encoding SIR2 family protein: MIEKIEPIPKIPEALRLAALQRKLIPFIGAGVSQLGGCPGWDQFANAALQFFVSKGKLSHAQLDQIRSLSSRVKLSVALELEAQHSFPIEFKELLTPSDKQKEDMGDGVYRDLSRLATTFVTTNYDDWLDRIPPPVVLPSEQSPSAQQLPTTTRRRFYKHSEITVENLDIPHAVFHIHGSVHERDSMVLTTVDYLVRYSSHRIDGTADRENPLLTFLQTLFQLKNVLFIGYSLGELEVLEYIVQKGIEKAAVTAEAPRHYVLQGFFSHEIELARSLESYFRQFGIGLLAFSRDERDWTQLAEVIKHFATEIPPGPALALPARLEMEGLLP; the protein is encoded by the coding sequence GTGATCGAGAAGATTGAGCCGATTCCAAAGATTCCCGAGGCGCTCCGCCTTGCGGCTCTCCAGAGAAAGCTTATTCCATTCATTGGTGCAGGTGTTTCGCAACTGGGAGGCTGCCCCGGTTGGGATCAGTTTGCAAATGCGGCTCTCCAATTCTTCGTTAGTAAAGGCAAGCTCAGTCATGCGCAATTGGACCAGATTCGTTCCCTCTCATCTCGAGTCAAGCTCTCTGTGGCTTTGGAATTGGAAGCGCAGCACAGCTTTCCCATCGAATTCAAGGAATTGCTGACTCCCTCTGACAAGCAAAAAGAAGATATGGGGGACGGGGTATACCGTGATCTCTCAAGGCTTGCGACTACGTTTGTCACGACGAACTACGACGACTGGCTGGATCGAATACCCCCTCCCGTCGTCCTGCCGTCAGAGCAGTCCCCATCTGCGCAGCAGCTACCAACAACCACTCGCCGTCGCTTCTACAAGCATAGCGAGATAACGGTAGAGAACTTAGACATTCCTCATGCTGTGTTTCACATCCACGGTTCGGTCCATGAGCGAGACAGCATGGTGCTTACAACTGTTGACTATTTGGTACGCTATTCAAGCCATCGCATCGACGGGACGGCAGACCGGGAGAACCCATTACTCACGTTTCTTCAAACACTCTTTCAGCTCAAGAATGTTCTCTTCATCGGCTATAGCCTTGGCGAATTGGAGGTCCTCGAATACATAGTTCAAAAGGGTATTGAGAAAGCGGCAGTTACCGCTGAAGCGCCCCGGCACTATGTTCTCCAAGGCTTTTTCTCTCATGAGATCGAATTGGCACGTAGCCTGGAGAGCTATTTTCGCCAATTCGGGATCGGTCTATTGGCATTCTCACGAGATGAGCGCGATTGGACTCAACTCGCTGAGGTCATTAAACACTTTGCAACGGAGATTCCTCCTGGGCCAGCCCTGGCGTTGCCTGCACGGTTAGAAATGGAGGGACTCCTCCCATGA
- a CDS encoding DUF1284 domain-containing protein, with protein MADLKLYAWSSTPIRLRGHTLLCLQGFRGEGYSPSFVANMAAIHQTLCDQPETTVQVVASPDAVCAACPHQQESSGCTLNGEPSEAAMIDQDRVVLERLGLKAGEQLAWQEILARISTSMSGDDLPSICGRCRWLPLGYCHEGIDQLRSSI; from the coding sequence ATGGCCGATCTGAAACTATACGCCTGGTCCTCCACTCCAATCCGTCTCCGGGGCCATACCCTCCTCTGTCTGCAAGGGTTTCGTGGGGAAGGCTACAGCCCTAGTTTTGTTGCCAACATGGCGGCGATTCATCAGACTTTGTGTGATCAGCCCGAGACCACTGTCCAAGTCGTGGCATCTCCCGATGCAGTGTGTGCCGCCTGCCCGCATCAACAAGAGTCCTCCGGTTGTACGCTCAACGGCGAGCCGTCGGAGGCGGCCATGATTGACCAGGATCGGGTCGTCCTTGAGAGGCTTGGTCTAAAAGCGGGGGAGCAGCTTGCTTGGCAAGAGATTCTCGCGCGGATCAGCACATCGATGAGCGGCGACGACCTGCCTTCCATCTGCGGCCGTTGCCGGTGGTTGCCGCTCGGCTATTGCCATGAGGGGATCGATCAGCTGCGCAGTTCCATCTGA